In Pseudomonas sp. P5_109, the genomic window ACGAGAATGCCCTTGGCCACGCAACTCAGGTAGGCCCGGGGTTGATCGATGACCGCTACCCGCGAAGCCAGGATGCGGGTGAAGGTGTCCTGCGTCAGATCCGCCGCATCCATGGCGTTGCCCAGTTTTTTCCGTAATGTGGCGTACAGCCAGCCGTGATGGCCGCTATAGAGCGCTTCGATCACGGCCAGGTGGTTGTTGTGGGGTGCGGTGAGGGCGTCGCTCATGGATGAGTTTTTTGTAATTGAGAAGTATTCCCAATGCTAATGGACAGTCTGCCTCCGACGCAAGTGCGATCCTGCCGGGTCAGTCGCCGGTAGCGGTCTCGCCCGACGGCATGGGCGTGCCGCGAGTGCGCAGGGCGACGATGGGAATCAAGGCCAGCAGATAAGCCGCGCAAACGAACAGGTAGGTGTACTGCAAGCCATACACCTGGCTGAGCAGCCCGCCAATCGAGATGCCGGCGATGGACGCCAGTTGCACGGCGCTTTGCGCGACTCCCATCACATAACCTTGTTGACCATTGCCAGCGGCTTTTGAAATCTGCGTCATCAGCACCGGTGTGGTCGCCCCCAACAACACGCCCCAGAAGAAATAGGCACCGACGAACACGAACGGTTGGCGGGTGATGGCGGCAACGGCGCTCAGGCCGGCGCAGCCGATGATGATGTAAGTGAGGCGGTGCAGCGTCTGCTGTCGGCTCCTGTTTTCGAAATACCGTGCCCAGGGGCTAGCCGACAGGATGAAACCCAGCGCCAGCAAGCCGTAGCACAGGCCCACCAGCGAATGACTGACCTGGAAAACCGAGCTGACATACAGCGCGAACGAGGTTTGCGGGAGCATCCGCGCCAGCAACAGGATGCCCATGACACCCAGCAGCGGCAGCAGCGGCGAACGTCGCCAGAGACTGCCTGACCGATTGGACTGCGGGGCTGCATTCGCCACGGGCGCTTTCGCAACAGGCGGCACATTCGGCAGGGTCAGCGCCGCCACCACGGTGCACACCGCGCACAACGCCGAGGCGCTGAGATTGATCCAGAAAAACGTCGCGTAATCGAGAATCAGCCCGCCGACCACCGCGCCGAGCAAGGAGCCGACATTGGTCGAAATCTGCAGAATGGCGAACAACCGAGCCCGCCGCGCCGGCGCTTCGATGCTCACGCCATAGGCCTGGGCCGGGGCAATGTAGCCAGCGAACGCGCCCTGCAAAAAACGCAATAGCAGGATCACCCAGATATCGCTGCACAGGGCCAGGCCAAGCTGCGTCAAGGACAAACCGGCCAGTGCGCGGATCATCATCAGCTTGTGTCCATGGCGGTCACCGATGCGTCCCCAGAACGCGCTGGTGAGCATGATGCCCAGCATGGGGCCGATGTACACGGCGATGCTGGCGAAGCTGAACAGCGCTTCGGAGTCGGTCAGCCCACGCAGGTACAGGGGCCAGAACGGGCCGCTCATTTCCATTGCGCCCATGGAGACAAGCTGGATCGTGAACAAGAGATAAATCAGGATCCTGACGCTCGATCCCTGGAACGTACCTGCAAGGGGCATTGACGGCTCTCGGTGGTTGAACACTGTCGACGGATGACGCGAAGAGTACCGGCCTTGGCGCTGTGCTGAACACCCCGGAAGCGAAGATCGGCTTGATTGCACCGGGCGCAAACGACAAAACCCGAGAGGCCGGCCGGGCTTCTCGGGTTTTTTTTCGTCCCGGCAATCAGGGCTGGATTTGCGGGAAAATCAGGACTTGCAGGTTGCCGCGCTGATAACGCTTGCCGTCGATGGGCAACGCTTCGACTTCCTGAATCTCATCGACGCTGTTGACCCGCATCACCACCCCGACCGAGCCCTTTTTACGCGCCTCGGTCATCCATCGCCCGACGTCTTGCAGGGTCACAATGCGCGAGGCGGCAGCGGGATCCTGGAGGCCGTATTTCATTTCACCGACGACATTGTAGAGCGCCACCTCCGGTCGCCTGGTCAGCCACGACAAGGCCGATGCCGCCCCCAGGTCGTTGCTCAGCAACGAGGTAGTCTGGTTCAAGCTGTCCAGATGCTCGGAGATAAACCGGTCGGGCATCTTGCTGTCGACGATCTGGCTCGGCATGGCGGCGGGAAGCAGTGCTACCAGTAGCCAGATGCCGAGGGCCGGCATCGCCCATAACGTCAATGGCCGCAGGATTTGCAGGGCGTTGGCGATGATCCAGCCCAGCAGCACGATGAGTCCCAGGGACAGGCTGAACATCTCGCTATTGGCGAAAATCTCCTGGCGCAGTTGCAGGTACAGCAAGGCCGCCAGGGCCGCCGTGGCAATGATGACGTTGAGCCACCCGTTCACACGAATCGTCCGCCCCTGTGCTCGCTGCAGCAGGCCGGTCAGTGCATCCCCCATCAACAGTGCCAGTGGCAACAGGCACGGCATGATGTAGGTCGGCAACTTGCCGCTGCTCATGCTGAAAATCGCCAATGGCAGCAACAGCCAGAGCAGGAGAAAGCCGCTGACGGGCTGATGCTTGTGTTTCCAGGCCCGGATGAATGTCGCCGGCAACAACGCCGTCCAGGGCAGGACAGAAACGCCCAGCATCGGCAGGTAAAACCACCACGGGCGGGCGTGTTGCGCATTGTCGGCGGCGAAGCGGCGTACGTGCTCGTTCCAGAAGAAGAAATTCCAGAAGTCCGGTTCCTGATAATGAATGGCCAATGCCCAGGGCAAGCAGACTGCCGTGGCAACCACAACAGCCAGTGGCCCGTAACGCAACAGCTCACCCATGCGACGCTGCCAGAGCATATAGGGCAGGGCGATGACCGCCGGCAGCAGCCAGGCCAGAAAGCCCTTGGTCATGAAGCCCATGCCGCAGGCAATGCCCAGGATAGCCCAGGCACCCAACCGGGCACGCGTGGTGCGGCTGTCGATGGCAAACCACAGGGAGACCAGGCTCAGGTTGACCCACAGGGTAAACTGCGGATCGAGGTTGGCGTAGCCGGCCTGGCCGGCAATCAGCCCGAAGCTCATGTACAACAGGGCGCAGGCAAAGCTGGTTCGATGATCGTTCCAGAGCCGGCGGGCAATCAGCCAGGTCAACCACACGCTCAGCCCGCTACTCAGCGCCGAGGCGATACGGACCCCGAACAGATTGTCGCCAAACACGGCCTGGCCGAAGGCAATCATCCAGTAGCCGGCAATGGGTTTTTCGAAGTAACGAAGGCCCATCAAGTGCGGCGAGATCCAGTTCCCGCCCTGCAGCATGTCCTGGCTGATCTGGGCATAACGGGTTTCGTCGGGAATCCACAGGCCGTGGCTCATCAGCGGCAGCAAGTAGAACGCCATGAATGCCAGTACCAGGGCGAACAGCATCCAGCGCTCGTTGCCAGGTGTCGTCGGGACGTGCAGGCGGGATGAATGACCAATAAAATCTGGCAGTGGCTGATTTGACGTCATGTCTCGACCTTGGCGCTGAAAACGTTGATTGAAAAGTGATGTGCAACTTGCATGAGAGAAAGGCGGGATGATATTGAACGCCGAGAAGTTGATTCGTACTTCTCGCCGTTTGTTCAGCTGTTATTCAGTCAACTTCGAAGTAACTTGCTACCAAAGTTGTCGTTGCGTAATGACTCAGTCTTTTACTTGCAGCAGGGTATTCCAGTCCTCGGCATTCACGATGCCGAGTACTTGCAGTTGTCCGTTTCCATCGATGCGGACAAACAACGCACTGCCATACTCGGCATCCTTCGCCGCATGTTTCAGGCCGGCCTGCTTTTCAAAGTCAGCGATGCAGCCACTATGGGTCACCAGCACCAGGTTGCGGTGGGCCACCTTGTGCGCCACGACATCGTTACGCAGGGTCGTGCCGCAGGTCGCCAGCCATACCTGGGTCTGAGGGTCACTGTTAAACATGTAATGCGCGGTCTGCACGGTGCGCGTCACCGGGCTGGTCAGGATGTCGGTCTGCTTCAGACCCAGGCGTGCCAGGCCTTGGCCAACACCGGCGGCCGCTTCACTGCCGACACGGGTAATGCCGTCAGCCGGACCCAGGCAAGGATTGTCGGAGCGGTCGCACCGCTCGGTATGACGAACCAGCACCGCGATCTCGCCGGCACTCCATTGTTGCAGCAGTTGGGCCCGGGCTTGCGTACCTTCCTGGGCCAGATTGTTCGGGGATTTCGGCCACAGGACAAAACCGGTGACCAGCACGGCGACAGTCAGTGCAGCCATGGCGACGACCGATTTAGACAGACCTGAAGACGGTTTACGCGAGACGGAATTAAACAAGTGTGTCCACCAGTTGGGGGCGCCAGGGAATATGCGGTTAAACAAAACCTGGAACAGCACAATAGATATCCGCCGAAATCTGCTTCGGTGAATTAATTGCATGCCAAGTTAAATGTGCGCAGGTGTCGGAACGGTGAACGGAATGTGAAAAAGTTGCTGAGGGGGGTTGCAGCGGGTAATTAGTCAACTACTGGGAATTGTTATCTTTTGCTCTTGCGTGGGATGGCAGCACGAAGCAGAGAGGACTGAATGGATGGGATTAACGGCGAACGGGTCGCCGTTAATCCGTGAGGCAGGAAAAAAGCCTTCAGGGCTAAGTGCAACTCGGCTGTGATCTGGTGGCAGCCTGGCTGATCAGTGCGGCCAGGCGTTTGACATTGTTTTGCTGGGCCAGTACCAGGTCGTCGATGGTTGGGCCTGACGGCGTTTGCAAGGTACTGCGGCAAATCACCCGTGCCTTGTCGCCTGTGTCGGCACTGCGCAGGCGCCATTTCACGTCCATCAGCGCGTATTGACCGGGGACCGAGTCAAAACGCTGCACATCGACCCGCACCGAGTGCTTGCCTTGTACAGGACTGTTGCTCAGTTGATCGGCCAGCGCACTGCGCAATTCGTCCACCAGGGTCGCGCCCCACCATTGGGTTTCCAGGATCGCCAGGCCACTGTTGCCTTCGCGAATGACGATCTGCGCACGATCGACCTGGGGCGGCACGCTGACCGTCTCGATCTGGATCACCCCGACGGTGGCCCTTGAGTGATCGCCCACCTGCGTCGGGGTCAGGGTGTGGAAGTGAATCGGCTCACTGCGGCAAGCGGCAAGCAGCAACAGCGCGGTGACCAGGGTGAACTTCAGCGGAAAAGCCATGGGTGATGCTCCTGTGTTCAATTGCGCGGCGGCCCTTGCAGATCCAGCGGCGCGGCATTGTTCGGACGGCCGCGAATCAGCGATTCCGGATGCCGTCCCAGGTAATCCGAAAGATCACGCAAGGATCTCGACGTGCGTCCCAGTTCATCCAGGGTCTGCCCCAGTTTTTCCCGTTGCGGCGAGTCCTCGGCCAAGGTCGAACTGGCGGATTGCAGGGTCGAATTGGCCGTTTCCAGCGTCCTGCTTAAGTCCGACAGAGTGGTTTGCACGCCAGGCAAGACCTTGCCGTTGAATTGCATCATGCCCTTGCGCAGTTCGACGAGATTGCCATCGAGATTGCCGGCGATACGCTCGATCGGCAGTTTGTTGATCTTGTCGACCATGGATTCGAGTTTTTCCTGCAATTGCTCGAGGCTGCCCGGAATGGTCGGGATGACGACCGGGCGTGCGGTTGCATCGAAAGCGACTTTTTCTGCCTTGGGGTAGAAGTCCAGGGCAATGTACAACTGACCAGTCAGGAAGTTGCCGGTGCGGGCCTGGGCACGCAGGCCGTTGTCGATAAAAGTGCCGATCAGCCGCACGCCAGCGGCTTCGTCATTGGGGTCATGCTTGAGCGCCTTGAGCATTTTGATGTGGGCCTGACCCAGGCGTTGCGGGTAAATCACGATGCCGACGTTGATCGGGAAGGAGCGTTTTTTCTCGTCGTAATCCAGATTGACCGCCACCACCTTGCCGATTTCGACACCGAGGAATTCCACCGGAGCATCGACCTTGAGCCCGCGCAGTGCCTGGTCGAAACGCATGGCCAGGTACTGCGGCTTGCCGTTTGGCGGGGCGAGGGCGGTCTGCTGGTCTTCGAACAGTTCGTAGGCGTACTCCGCGGCGGCAGGTTTATCGTCAGGGCTGTAGTCGGGTGCGCGGAAGGCAATGCCGCCCACCAGCAGGGAGGACAACGATTCGGTCTTGACCGCAAAACCGTTGGCGCCGACGTTTACGTCGATGCCGCTGGCGTTCCAGAAACGGGTATTTTCGGTGACGTATTTGTCGTTGGGGGCATGGATGAACAGCTCGATGTTCACGCCCTTGCCATCGGGGTCCAGCGCATAGGCCACCACCTGACCTACCGGGATCTTGCGGTAGTAGACCGGGGAGCCGATATCCAGCGATCCCAGGTCCTGGGTGAACAGGGTGAAACGCTTGCCCGGCTCGCCGTAGGTGATGGGTGGCGGGTTTTCCAGACCCTTGAAGTTTTTCGCGCGGCCGTTGGCCTGGCCGATATCGGCACCGATGTAGTCGCCCGACAGCAGCGTATCGATACCGGACACTCCGCCAGCGCCAATGCGCGGGCGCACGACCCAGAACTGCGAGTCTTCACGGGTAAAGCTTTCGGCCTGCTTGGCCAGTTTGATGGTGGCGTTGACACTCTTCTGGTCATTGGCCAGCTCCACATCGGAGACATGACCGATCACGACATTGCGGTATTTGACCTCGGTCTTGTTCGCGGTCAGGCCGTCCCCGGTCTTGAACGTGACAACGATGGTCGGGCCTTGCTGCAAAATGCTGTGAACCACCAGCGAAATACCCACCAGCACCGCTACGATCGGCACGATCCAGACCAGCGAAACGCTGAAACGGCGGGTCTTGATCGGTGCCTGCCCGGGGGCTTGCGGCCCGTCAGTGGCTTGTGACTTCATCCGTGACCTCCTCATTGTGTGGGTTTTCCCGTTCTTTATCCCAGATCATGCGGGGATCGAAACTCATTGCCGAGAGCATGGTGAACACCACCACCAGTCCAAAAAACAGGATGCCCGGGCGCGGCTCGATGTCGGCCAGGGCCTGGAATTTCACCAGCGAGGCCACCAGGGCGACCACGATCACATCGAGCATCGACCAGTAGCCGATGACTTCGACGAAGCGGTACAGCGTCGAGCGCTCTTTTCGTGCCCACTCGCTGTCCCGTTGTACGGTCACCAGCAGCAAGGTGATGGCAACGAACTTGATGCCCGGCACCGCGATACTGGCAATGAAGATGATCAGGGCGATGTCCCAGGCCCCGGCTTCCCAGAACTCCAGCACACCGCTCATGATCGTGCTGTCGGCACCGTTGCCGACCATCTGGGTGTTCATCACCGGCAACAGGTTGGCCGGGATGTAGAACACCAGCGCCGCGATCATGTAGGCCCAGGTGCGGGTCAGTGAATTGGATTTGCGTCGGTGCAGCGGCGCACCGCAGCGCTCGCACTCGTGGGGGGCGCCGGTCATGTCACAGGCCAGGCCACAGGTGTGACACAGGCACAAGTTGAGCTCGTCGGCGTAGGGAGGCGTACTCATACAAGGTCCCATAGTTCGCGGATGTCGCGCCCGGCGATGCGGATCATCATCAGGCTCAGCGCAGCCAGGGCGAACAGCCCTATGCCGGGCAGCACGTCGAGCAGGCCGGCGAGCTTGATCACCGCGACCATGGCGCCCAGCAGGCAGACTTCGAGCATGCTCCAGGGCCTCAGGGTTTCCAGCCAGCGCATGCAGAATTTGAAGCCCGGCGAGCGTCGCCCGGAGAGGGCGAAGCCCAGCACCCAGATCAGCAGCAACAGCTGGAAAATCGGCGCGATGATCATGGCGATCGCCGCCACCATGGCGATGAAGGTAATAGGCCCCAGGCTCAGGGCCAGCACCGAGTCCCAGAGCGTTGCGCTGTTCTTCACGCCTTTGAGGTTGATGCTCATCACCGGATAGAAATTGGCGAATACCCAGAGCATCAACGCGGTGAAGGTCAACGCAAGACGCTGTTCCACCGTAAGGCCGTTATAGCGCTGAAGCACGCCGCCGCAGCGCGTGCACAGGGTTTTTTGATGTTTGGCGAGCGTAACTTTTTCATACACGCTGTCGCAGTGCTCGCAGATGATCAGCTGATCAGTAGTTGCCATGGGCCAAGCTCAACAGAAGGCAGGGAATTCAGAGCACCCCCTCAATATAGAAGTGACTCGCGATTGAGCAAATCGAAAGTCGCAACCTGAGCACTCCGCCGCGGGCGCGACCTACGGTATTGCAGACGAAGCAGGCGACGAACGACTTCGAAATTCGCTGCACGCACTGCGCGTTATGAATACAACCGTACTAGGCTGTTTCGGGTGCCTTGAGTAGCAACAGGCGTTTCATTGTTTGAGTCGTTGAGCACCTGGAACTAAGCAGGGGGCATGGTTTGGGGTAACTCACCAGGGTCCGGTCGCGGATTACTTGAAGGAAGTATCCAGCCACAAGGATCCGTCCCGATAAAGGAAGGTCGCCATGAAAAGACTCTCGCATCGCTCAAGGTTATACATTGCAGGTTCACTACTGATCGCACTTAACGGGCTGGCCCAGGCTGCTCAAACGGAAAAGCCCAATATCCTGTTCATCGTCTCGGACGATACCGGTTACGGTGATCTGGGGCCCTATGGCGGCGGCGTCGGCCGTGGCATGCCGACGCCCAGCATCGACGAGCTGGCTGCCGAAGGCACCACCTTTTTCTCGTTCTACGCACAACCGAGCTGCACCCCGGGGCGAGCCGCCATGCAGACCGGGCGCATCCCCAATCGCAGCGGGATGACGACCGTGGCCTTCCAGGGCCAGGGCGGTGGTTTGCCTGCCGCCGAATGGACGCTGGCTTCGGTACTCAAGACCGGCGGCTACGAGACCTACTTCACCGGCAAGTGGCACTTGGGCGAGGCCGACTATGCGCTGCCCAATGCCCAAGGTTACGACGTGATGAAGTACGTCGGCCTCTATCACCTCAATGCCTACACCTACGCCGACCCGACCTGGTTCCCCGACATGGACCCGGAAACCCGGGCGATGTTTACCCAGGTGACCAAGGGCGCGCTCTCGGGCAAGGCCGGGGAGAAGCCGGTCGAAGAGTTCAAGATCAACGGCCAGTATGTCGATACGCCGGTCATCGATGGCAAACCCGGTGTCGTCGGGATCCCTTACTTTGACGGTTATGTGGAAAAGGCTGCACTGGAGTTCCTCGACACCGCCGCCAAATCCGACAAGCCATTCTTCATCAACGTCAACTTCATGAAAGTGCACCAGCCAAACTTGCCGGCACCGGAGTTCGTTCACAAATCGATCTCCAAGTCCAAGTACGCCGACTCGGTGGTCGAACTGGATACGCGCATCGGCCATATCATGGACAAACTCAAGGCGCTGGGCCTGGATAAGAACACGCTGGTGGTCTACACCACCGACAACGGCGCCTGGCAGGACGTTTATCCGGATGCCGGCTACACGCCGTTCCGTGGCACCAAAGGTACCGTGCGCGAGGGCGGCAACCGGGTCCCTGCGATCATGGCCTGGCCCGGAAAAATCAAGCCCAATGCGAAGAACCACGACATTCTCGGCGGGCTCGACTTGATGGCGACCTTCGCCTCGGTGGCCGGTATCAAATTGCCGGAAAAGGATCGCGAAGGGCAGCCGATCATGTTCGACAGCTATGACATGACCCCGGTGATCACCGGCACTGGTCCCGACCCACGTAAAGAGTGGTTCTACTTCACCGAAAACGAGTTGTCGCCGGGGGCTGTCCGTGTGGGCAACTACAAAGCCGTATTCAATCTGCGCGGCGACGATGGTGTGCCGACTGGCGGGCTGGCCGTGGACACCAACCTGGGCTGGAAAGGTGCCACCAAGTACGTGGCGACGGTGCCTCAGGTCTTCGATTTGTATCAAGACCCACAGGAACGCTATGACATCTTCATGAGCAACGTCACCGAGCGTACCTGGACCATGGTGCCGATCAGTCAGGCGATCAACAAGCTCATGCAGACCTACATCAAGTATCCGCCCCGCAAGATGCAAAGCATGACCTATGACGGGCCGATCGAACTGTCCAAGTATCAGAAGTTCCAGTCGGTTCGCGAGGATCTGCAGAAGGAAGGCGTCAACATTCCGATTCCTCAATAATCCGGATGCCTGAGGCGAGGGCCGACCCTCGTCTCAGGCGCTCGGTGGTCAACCCAGCATTTCCCGCATCCGATACCAGAACATGCCCAGGGCCAACAACGGCGAGCGCAGGGCGCGTCCGCCGGGGAAGGTCATGTGCGGCACGGCGCTGAACACGTCAAAGCCTTTGCTGTGTCCTGCATGGATCGCTTCGCCCAACAACTTCGCGCACCAGTGGGTCACGTTCAGGCCGTGGCCGGAATAGCCCTGGGCGTAGAACACGTTCGGGTGCTGGCTCAGGCGCCCGACCTGCGGGAAGCGGTTGGCCGAGATGCCGATCATGCCGCCCCACTGATAATCGATGCGCATATCGGCCAGTTGCGGGAACACCTTGAGCATTTGCGGGCGCATGTAGGCCGCGATGTCCGAAGGGTCGCGCCCGGAGTAATGACAGGCACCGCCGAACAACAGGCGCCGGTCCGCCGAGAGCCGGTAGTAATCCAGCCCGACTTTCTGGTCGCACAGCGCGACGTTGTGCGGGATCAATTGCCTGGCGGCGTCTTCCGACAAGGGTTCGGTGGCGATGATGTAGCTGCCAGCCGGAAGCACCTTGCCGCTGAGTTTTGGTTCCAGCTCTTCCAGATGCGCATTGCAAGCGAGCACCAACGTACCGGCACGCACGGTGCCACCGGCGCAGCGCACTTGCACGGTGCTGCCGTGGATCAGCTCCAGCACCGGGCTCTGTTCGAAGATCTGTACGCCAAGGGACTCGGCGACTTGCGCTTCACCCAGTGCCAGGTTCAGCGGATGCAGGTGACCCGAGCCCATGTCGACCAGGCCACCGGCGTAGACGCCGGAGTTCACCACCTGCTCACGGATCTGGCCAGCTTCGATCAAGCGGGTTTCATGGGCATAACCGGACTCGAGCAGTTCGGCGTGCTCGGCCTTCAGCCCGGCAAAGTGCGCCGGGGTGTTGGCCAGTTCGCAGAAACCCCAGCGCAGGTCGCAATCAATGCCGTGTTCGCCGATGCGTTTGGCCACCACTTGCACCGACTCGGTCCCGGCGTGCTCCAGGTACTGCACGCCATCGGCGCCGATGTGTTTGGCGAAACCACTGACGTCATGACCGATGCCGCGAATCAACTGGCCGCCGTTGCGCCCGCTGGCGCCCCAGCCAATCCGCCGGGCCTCCAGCAGGACCACCGAGAGCCCGCGCTGGGCCAGCTCGATGGCGGTGTTGATGCCGGTGAAACCCGCGCCGACCACGCAGACATCGGCCACCAGGTCCGAGGCCAGCGCGGGGCGCGGCCTCATGCCCTTGGCGGACGCCGCGTAATAGGAGTGGGTATGTTCCTTGGTGTACTGATTCATTTGTTGGACTTCACTTTGCTCCACGAGCGGGTCATCAGGCGCATGATCGACTGCGGCGGCGTGGTGGAGATGTAGAGTTTGTCGAGGACTTCCTGGGATGGATACACCTCGGGATTGCTGACCAGCTCAGGGTCCATGTACTGCTTGGCGGCCGGGTTCGGGTTGGCGTAGCCGACCGATGCGCTGACCTTGGCGATCACTTGCGGGTCCAGCAGGTAGTTGATGAACGCGTGGGCTTCTTTCGTATTGCTGGCATCGGCGGGGATCGCCAGCAGGTCGAACCACAGGTTGGCGCCTTCCTTGGGAATGGCGTAGGCGATGTTCACGCCGTTCTTGGCTTCCTTGGCGCGGTTGGCGGCCTGGAACACGTCGCCCGAATAACCGAACGCCACGCAGATATCGCCGTTGGCCAGGTCCGAGACGTACTTGGAGGAGTGGAAGTAGGTGATGTAAGGACGGATCTGCAGCAGCTTGGCTTCGGCCTTCTTGTAGTCCTCGACACTTTCGCTGCGCGGGTCCATGCCCATGTAGTTGAGGACCGCCGGGAACACTTCGTCCGCCGAGTCCATCATCGACACGCCGCAGGCACTGAGCTTCTTGATGTTTTCCGGTTCGAACAGCACGGCCCAGGAGTCGATCTTGTCGATGCCCAGCACAGCCTTGACCTTGTCGACGTTGTAGCCGATGCCGTTGGTGCCCCACAGGTACGGCACGGAGTGCGTGTTGCCCGGATCGTTTTTCTCCAGCAGCGTCAGCAGTTTCGGGTCAAGGTTCTTGAAATTCGGCAGTTGCTCGCGGTCGAGCTTGAGGAACGCGCCGGCCTTTACCTGGCGGGCGAGGAAGTGGTTGGACGGCACCACCACGTCATACCCGGTGCGTCCGGCAAGCAGCTTGCCTTC contains:
- a CDS encoding FAD-binding oxidoreductase; the protein is MNQYTKEHTHSYYAASAKGMRPRPALASDLVADVCVVGAGFTGINTAIELAQRGLSVVLLEARRIGWGASGRNGGQLIRGIGHDVSGFAKHIGADGVQYLEHAGTESVQVVAKRIGEHGIDCDLRWGFCELANTPAHFAGLKAEHAELLESGYAHETRLIEAGQIREQVVNSGVYAGGLVDMGSGHLHPLNLALGEAQVAESLGVQIFEQSPVLELIHGSTVQVRCAGGTVRAGTLVLACNAHLEELEPKLSGKVLPAGSYIIATEPLSEDAARQLIPHNVALCDQKVGLDYYRLSADRRLLFGGACHYSGRDPSDIAAYMRPQMLKVFPQLADMRIDYQWGGMIGISANRFPQVGRLSQHPNVFYAQGYSGHGLNVTHWCAKLLGEAIHAGHSKGFDVFSAVPHMTFPGGRALRSPLLALGMFWYRMREMLG
- a CDS encoding polyamine ABC transporter substrate-binding protein produces the protein MRLLKSVVPLALATLFSAVAQAQPQVSVYNWTDYIGETTLADFQAKTGIKVIYDVFDSNETLEGKLLAGRTGYDVVVPSNHFLARQVKAGAFLKLDREQLPNFKNLDPKLLTLLEKNDPGNTHSVPYLWGTNGIGYNVDKVKAVLGIDKIDSWAVLFEPENIKKLSACGVSMMDSADEVFPAVLNYMGMDPRSESVEDYKKAEAKLLQIRPYITYFHSSKYVSDLANGDICVAFGYSGDVFQAANRAKEAKNGVNIAYAIPKEGANLWFDLLAIPADASNTKEAHAFINYLLDPQVIAKVSASVGYANPNPAAKQYMDPELVSNPEVYPSQEVLDKLYISTTPPQSIMRLMTRSWSKVKSNK